Proteins from a single region of Nitrospira sp. CR1.1:
- a CDS encoding thiamine biosynthesis protein ThiF: MRGEMSSRQVVTAGNRSVEQNTSTHLDLSHVHAVNVLPKQCQRLHLIQIGCGGIGAFLGIHVARLARECFRLFDTVKVTFYDGDTIEEKNLRRQNFCQAEIGHNKAEALAFRISTAWGIPIRAFPRHFSEKEAQPEYDTLTMLLGCVDTARARRSLHQALARLNTRNDAQAWLIDGGNLTTHGQVLVGNVVKDFNPDESFQLRTVCQSLPAPALVHPELLKRERRPVNTQPRSCAELALSDPQSLTINSIIASHMADYLLRLVITKDLRRFATYIDMDTGSARSLAITSTGISRALGLYQNKSMGRAS, from the coding sequence ATGAGGGGCGAGATGTCATCGCGACAGGTTGTCACTGCAGGGAATCGCAGCGTAGAACAAAACACCAGCACACACCTGGACCTTAGTCATGTTCATGCCGTGAATGTGCTTCCTAAGCAGTGCCAACGCCTCCATCTCATCCAAATCGGATGTGGGGGCATCGGAGCGTTTCTTGGTATCCACGTCGCCCGCCTCGCACGGGAGTGTTTCCGTCTATTTGATACGGTGAAGGTCACTTTCTATGATGGGGACACAATTGAAGAAAAGAACCTACGTCGTCAAAACTTCTGTCAGGCAGAAATCGGACACAATAAAGCAGAGGCCTTAGCATTTCGAATCTCTACCGCTTGGGGGATTCCCATTCGCGCGTTTCCACGGCATTTCTCGGAGAAAGAGGCACAGCCTGAGTACGACACCCTGACCATGCTTCTCGGTTGCGTTGACACAGCAAGGGCTAGGCGTAGCCTCCATCAAGCTCTCGCACGATTGAACACCAGAAACGATGCCCAAGCATGGCTGATTGATGGTGGGAACCTCACCACCCACGGGCAAGTGTTAGTTGGTAACGTCGTCAAAGACTTTAACCCAGACGAGAGCTTTCAGCTGCGCACTGTGTGCCAGTCACTCCCCGCGCCAGCGCTTGTGCACCCAGAATTGCTCAAACGAGAACGTCGCCCCGTCAACACTCAACCGCGGTCATGTGCTGAACTTGCACTAAGTGACCCGCAATCCCTCACGATCAATAGCATCATTGCCTCGCACATGGCGGACTACCTGCTTCGACTCGTCATCACCAAAGACCTTCGCCGTTTTGCAACATATATCGATATGGATACTGGCTCAGCGCGCTCCCTGGCCATTACTTCGACGGGAATCTCCCGTGCACTAGGCTTATACCAAAACAAGTCTATGGGGAGGGCTTCCTAG
- a CDS encoding DUF72 domain-containing protein, whose translation MMTMTDAGLSPLVRFGTSTWTYEGWQGQVYLRKYAKTAFARECLGEYCQYLYEGQPLFRTVGNDATFYRPPSVNQLTRYLTQIPEEFQMCFKVWEELTIPTYAKHARYGPRAGQPNPNFLNAEAFTKLVLQPYRDAQFGSHTGPFLFEFQRHGMAAEEFIGKLDEFFSRVPTDFRYAVEIRNAGLLGPRYHDMLQAHGVAHVYNHWSYMPPLAEQHQRLGTFTAPFTVLRLLTPLKMTYEAAKKRAEPYDKLIGELPEMRRDTVTLIRQATTEGRTTHVLVNNRAEGNAPLTIQALIDRLQT comes from the coding sequence ATGATGACGATGACTGACGCTGGCCTTTCTCCGCTTGTCCGCTTCGGCACCTCGACCTGGACCTATGAAGGCTGGCAAGGACAGGTCTATCTGCGGAAGTATGCAAAAACGGCCTTTGCCCGGGAATGCCTTGGCGAATACTGCCAGTATCTCTACGAGGGACAGCCACTCTTTCGCACGGTGGGTAATGATGCGACGTTCTATCGGCCGCCATCCGTCAACCAGCTCACACGGTATCTGACGCAGATCCCCGAAGAGTTCCAGATGTGCTTCAAGGTGTGGGAAGAGCTCACGATCCCCACCTATGCGAAACATGCCCGCTACGGCCCACGCGCGGGACAGCCCAACCCCAACTTTCTGAACGCCGAGGCCTTCACCAAGCTCGTACTGCAACCCTATCGGGACGCGCAGTTCGGTTCGCATACCGGCCCGTTTCTGTTTGAGTTCCAGCGTCACGGGATGGCCGCGGAGGAGTTTATTGGAAAGCTCGACGAATTTTTTTCACGGGTGCCGACGGATTTTCGCTACGCCGTGGAGATCCGGAATGCGGGCCTGCTTGGGCCCCGCTACCACGACATGCTGCAGGCGCACGGTGTCGCCCATGTCTACAATCATTGGTCCTACATGCCCCCGCTCGCCGAGCAGCACCAGCGCCTAGGGACCTTCACTGCGCCGTTCACCGTGTTACGCCTGCTGACTCCGCTCAAGATGACCTATGAGGCGGCCAAGAAGCGGGCGGAGCCGTATGACAAGCTTATCGGTGAATTGCCGGAGATGCGGCGGGACACGGTCACCTTGATACGCCAAGCGACAACCGAAGGTCGGACGACCCATGTGCTAGTCAATAACCGTGCTGAAGGCAATGCGCCATTGACGATTCAGGCGCTTATCGACCGCCTACAAACCTAA